In one Diabrotica virgifera virgifera chromosome 5, PGI_DIABVI_V3a genomic region, the following are encoded:
- the LOC114331795 gene encoding cytohesin-1 isoform X6, which produces MALYNLTPEQQRILIEIRRRKTELLLEIQQLKDDLCEVVSEMESLDSGEEGKNSNKTKMMSIGRKKFNMDPKKGIEYLIEKGLLQNTAESVAQFLHKGEGLNKTAIGDYLGEKNDFNEQVLQAFVELHDFTDLILVQALRQFLWSFRLPGEAQKIDRMMECFAKRYCECQGENNIFENSDTCYVLSFAIIMLNTSLHNPSVKEKPSIEQFINMNRGINQGQDLPRELLVSLYDSIKAEPFKIPEDDGNDLMHTFFNPDKEGWLWKQGGRYKSWKRRWFILNDNCLYYFEYTTDKEPRGIIPLENISIRECYDRQKQFCFELYASGGAEFIKACKTDSEGKVVEGKHTVYRMSASSEEERREWMHRLTQSISHNPFYDMLAHRKRKAQLYSKN; this is translated from the exons CAACTCAAAGATGACCTCTGTGAAGTTGTGTCTGAAATGGAGTCCCTCGACTCAGGCGAGGAGGGCAAAAATAGCAACAAGACCAAAATGATGTCAATAGGTCGAAAGAAGTTCAACATGGATCCCAAGAAGGGTATTGAATATTTGATAGAGAAAGGTCTGTTACAGAATACAGCGGAAAGCGTTGCCCAGTTTCTACATAAGGGCGAAGGGCTGAATAAGACTGCTATTGGTGATTATTTAGgagaaaaaaacgattttaacgagCAAGTTTTACAAGCATTTGTTGAATTACACGATTTTACCGATTTAATTTTAGTGCAGGCTTTAAG ACAATTTTTGTGGAGTTTTCGTCTACCAGGTGAAGCTCAAAAGATCGACCGGATGATGGAATGTTTCGCTAAACGTTACTGTGAATGTCAAGGCGAAAATAACATTTTCGAAAATTCAGATACCTGTTACGTCCTTTCATTCGCCATTATAATGCTCAATACGAGTTTGCACAATCCTAGCGTTAAGGAAAAACCCAGCATAGAACAATTTATTAATATGAATAGGGGCATTAATCAAGGGCAAGATTTGCCCAGAGAATTGTTAGTG aGTCTTTATGACAGCATCAAAGCCGAACCTTTCAAGATTCCAGAGGATGATGGTAACGACTTAATGCATACCTTCTTCAATCCAGACAAAGAAGGCTGGCTATGGAAACAGGGTGGCCGTTACAAGAGCTGGAAACGTCGTTGGTTTATATTAAACGACAACTGCCTGTATTATTTCGAATACACCACTGACAAAGAACCACGCGGCATTATTCCCTTAGAAAACATTTCGATACGTGAGTGTTACGATAGACAAAAACAGTTTTGTTTCGAATTGTACGCCAGTGGGGGAGCGGAGTTTATCAAAGCGTGTAAGACGGACTCCGAGGGTAAAGTTGTAGAGGGAAAACACACTGTATATAGAATGTCAGCTAGTAGTGAAGAGGAACGAAGAGAGTGGATGCACAGATTAACTCAAAGCATTAGTCACAACCCGTTTTACGATATGCTGGCTCATCGGAAACGGAAAGCTCAACTTTATTCGAAGAACTGA
- the LOC114331795 gene encoding cytohesin-1 isoform X5, with amino-acid sequence MGTPGHNLDTFNVADLTPEQQRILIEIRRRKTELLLEIQQLKDDLCEVVSEMESLDSGEEGKNSNKTKMMSIGRKKFNMDPKKGIEYLIEKGLLQNTAESVAQFLHKGEGLNKTAIGDYLGEKNDFNEQVLQAFVELHDFTDLILVQALRQFLWSFRLPGEAQKIDRMMECFAKRYCECQGENNIFENSDTCYVLSFAIIMLNTSLHNPSVKEKPSIEQFINMNRGINQGQDLPRELLVSLYDSIKAEPFKIPEDDGNDLMHTFFNPDKEGWLWKQGGRYKSWKRRWFILNDNCLYYFEYTTDKEPRGIIPLENISIRECYDRQKQFCFELYASGGAEFIKACKTDSEGKVVEGKHTVYRMSASSEEERREWMHRLTQSISHNPFYDMLAHRKRKAQLYSKN; translated from the exons CAACTCAAAGATGACCTCTGTGAAGTTGTGTCTGAAATGGAGTCCCTCGACTCAGGCGAGGAGGGCAAAAATAGCAACAAGACCAAAATGATGTCAATAGGTCGAAAGAAGTTCAACATGGATCCCAAGAAGGGTATTGAATATTTGATAGAGAAAGGTCTGTTACAGAATACAGCGGAAAGCGTTGCCCAGTTTCTACATAAGGGCGAAGGGCTGAATAAGACTGCTATTGGTGATTATTTAGgagaaaaaaacgattttaacgagCAAGTTTTACAAGCATTTGTTGAATTACACGATTTTACCGATTTAATTTTAGTGCAGGCTTTAAG ACAATTTTTGTGGAGTTTTCGTCTACCAGGTGAAGCTCAAAAGATCGACCGGATGATGGAATGTTTCGCTAAACGTTACTGTGAATGTCAAGGCGAAAATAACATTTTCGAAAATTCAGATACCTGTTACGTCCTTTCATTCGCCATTATAATGCTCAATACGAGTTTGCACAATCCTAGCGTTAAGGAAAAACCCAGCATAGAACAATTTATTAATATGAATAGGGGCATTAATCAAGGGCAAGATTTGCCCAGAGAATTGTTAGTG aGTCTTTATGACAGCATCAAAGCCGAACCTTTCAAGATTCCAGAGGATGATGGTAACGACTTAATGCATACCTTCTTCAATCCAGACAAAGAAGGCTGGCTATGGAAACAGGGTGGCCGTTACAAGAGCTGGAAACGTCGTTGGTTTATATTAAACGACAACTGCCTGTATTATTTCGAATACACCACTGACAAAGAACCACGCGGCATTATTCCCTTAGAAAACATTTCGATACGTGAGTGTTACGATAGACAAAAACAGTTTTGTTTCGAATTGTACGCCAGTGGGGGAGCGGAGTTTATCAAAGCGTGTAAGACGGACTCCGAGGGTAAAGTTGTAGAGGGAAAACACACTGTATATAGAATGTCAGCTAGTAGTGAAGAGGAACGAAGAGAGTGGATGCACAGATTAACTCAAAGCATTAGTCACAACCCGTTTTACGATATGCTGGCTCATCGGAAACGGAAAGCTCAACTTTATTCGAAGAACTGA